Part of the Melitaea cinxia chromosome 14, ilMelCinx1.1, whole genome shotgun sequence genome is shown below.
atgtcaaaattaaaatctatgtatattgaaaaataagtaagttttatattgttttcgttCCACGGCGTCCATTACCGCCATGTTTGTCCGACGGCGATACGCAAATAGCAACAATGGTTTATTGTAAATTGTTCCATCGTGAGGCGAGATGATTTGTTGCATTGTGTCTGTAATACCTGAGCGTATAGACGTTTCAATTGTACATGATTACATGAGTGTTCATATCGAGATTGTTTCTTTGTCGTATCCAAATTATAGATTGTATGAATGACGTTTATTTAAGATTACAAGGGCCTGTGTCATCGAGTgtgaataacgctatttgacagataacGGTATCCAAAAGATAAaactatttgatattatttttcttttttaccatcaaatttcgttttatttatgatatatttcgATTCGAAAATACGAATCTaatagttgtagtttattaatagaGGAGAAACAGGTTCCAATGTCCTATTTTACCGCCTGCTGTTAAAGGCTATTCGTAACTTTTTTTGCAGAACGAACTTAATCCAAAACCGCTGAAACAGGCCCTGAGaattcgaatttcaaattattgtgtttgtttgttttttaagaaggttatagatataaatatacagCCAGTACAGTTCGTGTCAAATGTACGTTTAGAAAtccttaatatatatttttagtatagcTAATAATACTGTACATACCTTTAGTGAGGCGACGAAAAGACGATTacgtaaaaaaaactacttctaAATATTTTCATGAAATATAAGTACTCCTTCAAGAACTTCGAAAGAGTCGCTTTGGCAAGAAatgtctttaaattaaaaaaaaaaaaaagaatgaaaaaattactatataataGAATTTGTTTAATAACAAGATTGAGAAGTAAATAAATAGACAATAAATCTTATCTAACGTTTTCTTAATAAATGAGGTACGTTAAAACATTATGACTATGCTTTGTGGAGACGAATCATCTTCAAACTTACCTAAatctatattttacaataaatcatATCATGTGTCAAAATAGAGCGTTAATATTTCGCGCCAATTTTGACATATGGTACAGTCGGTGTTGCCAGtacttaaaaacaatttcaacatacgcatttttattataaaataacaattatacaaaaatgCATAAAATGGAACGAAACTTTAGTTAGTCCTAGCATCtagacaattaaataaatagtgtttataaatCGATTATGGTTTAGTTAACGATAAagattcataaataattatattttaaaatactttaaaaaaactcgtttaatttttgataacaaaaTCCTAGGAAGGCAGAGATTAGGTTATAGTCACTGTaatcaaatttttatcaaaaaaaaaggttttgtaaaTGTGTGAAAAGAAGTTCATAAGTCTAAGGTTTTATAACAATCTGAAACGtttacaaaaactttgtattgaACATTCATAGTAATTATACGAGTtaactatttaaatatcaataacatGTATGTTGTATATCCTTATTAGCGACTAGGTCAATCTATTATAATCAGCGTTAATGGCAGTTATCCTTTCAATATGCACGGAACATAGACGGAATACCTTACAAACTTCTTTTAATAGGCCTTCATGCTCTTAGGCTGTTTCTCTCGAATCCTTGGCGTTGGTTTTCAAGGTGGCGTCCATTGGCTTACGGTGGCGAACACTAATGGCAGTTGATAGCTCGCCGTTGCAGGCGACGAATGCGTCTGTGCCAGTCGTCTCGCCACTCCAATAGTAATGTCCTGTCCCCTACCGTCAGTCCCGGCAAACCCGACGATGCCCCCTCTTTTTCCACTCCTAGGATTAAATAGGACCTGCGAACAAACCAATTAATACGATGCAAagatcttaaaaatttaaatcttttatgtctaatttaattgaaaataattgcaTGACATTTTGTCTCGATTTCCTTCAACTGTTTTTTCCCTTTATGGTCATGGCTAGGACGATAAAAGACAACATATACTAACTTATTGATCTTGATCTTGGGACACTTGCAGGCGAGGTCCGCGGCGCGCACGTGCAGCGCCACGGCGCCGCGGCGCAGGCGGCTCCGCGGCGCGCGCTTGTACAcctgtaatatataaattgtttaatacgCTTGTCAccatatattatacaaaaatgtatattgtattatatgttGTCAAGCGTTAATTCCGCCAATAAACTGTCAAAGAAATCAAACAAATGAAACAGTGTCCGGCTTTGTACGGTTAGTTAGGCTTCAATAAAATCGATTTagttttaaaagataataatcaatggttttttaaatatatatttttaatgttacatcCCTAATTAATACTAATACAAAATCTTTAACaaataggaggaggttctcaattcagttgttttttttctttatgtgtggattctttttttgtttgacttaGTATAGTTGCCATTTGAtcccataattttttttattcagtttgGTTCAGGTGTCACGCAGTTTAGCGAGTTAAGGAATTGTAAAGTATTCCATAAAagatccaataaagaaataattattattaccgcTTGCACGCTCAGCGCCAGCCGCACCcagccgcccgcgccgcccgcctcgCGGCCCACCACCCGACCCATTATGACTGGAACAATGTggaaaaaatgtcaataaaacaacaaaaattaaacgaaagaagaaaattaagaatttaagaAATACTATTGGGGTAacgcacagcagaaaatatccagCTGAAAGTCTGGAGCAGTCAGACTGGTGAAGTAggtaaccttacagaagatcacaattaaataatGCTGCTCTCAGCGATGTAATTCTGTGGTAAATTACTGAATATTGCATATTTATCTATTGATataactcattaaaaaaataacagactGTTTCAACcttcaatatatattaaagagttttaaagtaataaatgaaatagtataatattactagctgactccgcaaacgttgtcttgccgctaaacgctatttaaaaataggggttggtggtagaagggggaaaatttagggttgtatgtatttttcaacgccaaatcataataaaaaaaaatatctaaaaatttaaaaaaaaaataggtgtggactacccttaacatttagggggatgaaaaatagatgttgttcgattctcagacctacccaatatgcacacaaaatttcatgagaatcggtcaagccgtttcggaggagttcaactacaaacaacgcgacacgagaatttcatatattGGATTTCTGAAGATATGTCTCTTACCGTAATCTCGGCTGCAGAATTTGTTGAGATTGAGAGTTCGTGCGCCTGCGCGGCACCGTCCGCACTGGTCCGCTGTCACACATGTCGCAGGTCAGATTATATCCACAAATCCATTTCATATATCACACAGCCTACTTATTAATACGTTACTTGTTATATATGATCTTGCAAAACTGGATGCGTACTTAGAGTTAAGCTAAAACTTTAAATTGTGATGAATTTCACGTTATCATTGGTAGAAACCGTAGTAAgcttataatatgttattatatgaTGGTTCAGCATAGTATCAATGACCAATTCTAGTACATGGTAAAGTTCATAAGGCTAcggaaaggttttttttttaaacaaggtGTATTAGGTAACGCGTATAAAATTTCTAATCGGTTTTACCTAAAATTCTTCGAAATGTTAGCAAGAATGAAGCATATAATTGTAGGTTGTAAAATTTCCTGttgcaaaataattaaataattatttaacgaaAACAGTCTATGGTCTTTGGTTTCCTCATAATGAGTCAATCTCTCTACTACAATTATGTAACACATCGCTGTCTTCTTGCAAAGATTAATttacaatatcaaaaatattctcttccaaaaaatctaaaattttcaCCTACATGTTTTGTTGAAGTAACTAATTCTAAAAATACAACTACAGTATAAAGGGTATTACTACAGAAAATGTTTACCTTCCTCGCACTTAACACAGATTGTGTtgattataaaacaaaagaaaaataggaTTATGAGTTTGGTGGTGAACGATAAAACAAGCCTGGAAACAAATGTGAAACAGTTAACCAATGAATGGAcgattgaaataattataaggtgcaaattaatataaactatgtgaatgtaatttattatgatacaaaattgaatgaataatttaaatattcattcgTACCTCTGGATTATTACTGGATCGAAAAATCGTCTTCAGGAAATTTGACTAAATAGCATATCTGATGACATTTAAACTAAATGGttctaaattaaaagttttaaattacattcactcgtaataaatatcattcacggtataagttaattttttaatagaaatatttcatctgtggataaattaaattgttaagcGAAGGGTCTAAGTGGCAAAAAGGGGAAACTTTACTGAAGAgatcaatttaattataaatcataatttagcaaacaatgtaaatattattttgttgttaggACTTATTAGTATATCGTGTGCTTATTGCATTAATCTAATGTAAATGCTTATGATGAAACATAATCtgaaattactttaaaacttatttcttttatacacaTCTAAAGaatttaatcttttataatataattcgtataaattatatgaaaacaaAGTGAACAAAGAATGTTATCAGCGCGTGTGTTGATCTGCATGTATCGATCAATATTGTGCAACGCCGTCCGTTCGTTTTGATTTATATctcttattattttaagaaaactaGTTTGAAGGTATGCTGTTACGATAGTTATAATGGATTGGGACATGGGAAAAAATGCATATTTGAAAAGAAAGCTTAGTAATATTTAGTACCACTATTAATACtagtaatattaatagtatAGTATTGATACTTGCATTTGCGGCTAATAATGTTTTTG
Proteins encoded:
- the LOC123659979 gene encoding netrin-1-like is translated as MELYKLSGRASGGVCLKCRHYTAGRHCHYCREGYYRDPTKPITHKKACKPCDCHPVGASGKTCNQTSGQCPCKDGVTGTTCNRCAKGYQQSRSHIAPCIPDQCGRCRAGARTLNLNKFCSRDYVIMGRVVGREAGGAGGWVRLALSVQAVYKRAPRSRLRRGAVALHVRAADLACKCPKIKINKSYLILGVEKEGASSGLPGLTVGDRTLLLEWRDDWHRRIRRLQRRAINCH